The following are encoded together in the Phragmites australis chromosome 19, lpPhrAust1.1, whole genome shotgun sequence genome:
- the LOC133900796 gene encoding protein TRAUCO-like produces the protein MADDAAPFASPPSPPSPAMQPPSDLSPSQPSSPPADTPASAATPAAQTPSLPDTPASADPDTPFSDATDADAPTLAPPDALASDAPGDGEDDGINPAGARKHMTLAPPAPHSKKSKKKGGNSVWTRPTSRKGKKKARQPSGHAPGGGAATGNHPRPKVGGEEEFFLVPAPRLAAERSDDAAGLPVLLSRVFKSEKIELSDDRLTAGSTKGYRMVRATRGVAAGAWYFEIKVTHLGATGHTRLGWATNRADLQTPVGYDAYGFGYRDIDGAKVHKAWRDKYADEGYGEGDVLGFYISLPDGDQYEPKQPDLIQYKGMPFHVQVPKEEQKTQDPVPGSEICYFKNGECQGTAFKDVPGGRYYPAASMYTLPNEPNCVVKFNFGPDFEFFPQDFGGLPIPQPMSEVPHQAYELKNEQPAENGIAEKTS, from the exons ATGGCCGACGACGCCGCGCCGTTCGCGTCCCCTCCCTCGCCGCCCTCGCCTGCAATGCAGCCCCCCTCCGATCTCTCCCCGTCCCAACCCTCCTCTCCACCGGCCGATACCCCAGCCTCCGCCGCCACCCCCGCTGCCCAAACCCCTAGCCTCCCCGACACCCCCGCCTCCGCAGATCCTGACACCCCCTTCTCCGACGCCACCGACGCTGACGCTCCCACCCTTGCACCACCCGACGCCCTCGCCTCGGACGCccccggcgacggcgaggacgaTGGGATCAACCCCGCGGGCGCCAGGAAGCACATGACGCTCGCGCCGCCGGCTCCGCACAGCAAGAAATCGAAGAAGAAGGGTGGCAACAGCGTCTGGACCCGGCCCACCTCTCGCAAGGGCAAGAAGAAGGCCAGGCAGCCGAGCGGCCACgcccccggcggcggcgccgcgacCGGCAACCACCCCAGGCCCAAagtcggcggcgaggaggagttcTTTCTCGTCCCCGCGCCCCGCCTCGCGGCCGAGCGCTCCGACGACGCGGCCGGCCTGCCCGTGCTCCTCTCCCGCGTCTTCAAGTCCGAAAAAATCGAGCTTTCGGACGACCGCCTCACTGCCGGCAGCACCAAGGGGTACCGCATGGTGCGCGCCACGCGCGGGGTCGCGGCTGGCGCCTGGTACTTTGAGATCAAGGTCACGCACCTCGGCGCCACTGGGCACACCCGCCTTGGCTGGGCGACTAACAGGGCTGACCTCCAGACTCCCGTGGGGTATGATGCCTATGGTTTTGGGTACCGCGACATCGATGGTGCCAAGGTGCATAAGGCTTGGAGGGACAAGTACGCTGATGAAGGGTACGGCGAAGGAGATGTCCTTGGGTTCTATATTTCTCTGCCTGATGGGGATCAGTATGAGCCCAAGCAACCTGACCTGATTCAGTACAAGGGAATGCCTTTTCATGTGCAAGTTCCAAAGGAGGAGCAGAAGACGCAAGATCCCGTTCCAG GGAGTGAGATATGTTACTTCAAGAATGGCGAATGCCAAGGCACTGCGTTCAAGGACGTTCCTGGAGGGAGGTACTACCCAGCTGCGTCAATGTATACGCTACCTAACGAGCCAAACTGTGTAGTCAAATTCAACTTTGGGCCAGATTTCGAGTTCTTTCCACAAGATTTTGGTGGCCTGCCAATACCTCAACCAATGAGCGAGGTGCCTCATCAGGCGTACGAACTGAAGAACGAGCAACCTGCTGAAAATGGTATTGCTGAAAAAACTAGTTAG